The proteins below are encoded in one region of Pleuronectes platessa chromosome 14, fPlePla1.1, whole genome shotgun sequence:
- the ranbp2 gene encoding ranBP2-like and GRIP domain-containing protein 4 isoform X3, which produces MRRSKAEVDRYVSSAQSSSPSLKEKPIKGFLFAKLYSEAKEYELAKRHVSEYLKVQQRDPKAHRYLGQLYEREGDIAKAVGCYKRSVDLNPAQGDLVLKVAELLVSKEEFDGKTDFWVDKAAKMLPGNPAVFNLKERLLSRQGQQGWNRLFDLLQAELAARPGDAHVNVKLVQLFCQDGRLDEAIKHCLTAEKMGLLSHSLDWYRVVVHTLQEYLAQPSVSSNEKLFRQCQRELLLAHCSLLRITLSESSVQPCCDALKSFDQAMQTLSSIAGCHADDLCEVFVEMRGHLYLHAATLLVKLAQDRQQTWRVVIDMAALCYLLAYQVSRPKPKVTKRDRSAPPLLELLANDRQSQAGHMLLNLSTDLTTLIREVVEVFGNRSGQDALFELLFGPQASAASSFIANDDIRSINTTGPELSQLAKWDTGSILLHGGDLQHLSWLGLQWTLLAQRPALRDWLAQLFPRLTLETSKLDTNAPESICLLDLEVFLYGVVFCSHCQLQETAKISSSMNQQQQQQQLQLYEPRCLPLPLLRLLTTDRQREWWDALNSLIHKQASTGMSGKQRMIVQHGLSSLRAGEKHGLQPALAIHWAQCLSQTGDEVNSYYDQKEYIGRSVHYWKVVLPLLEKIKNRRGIPEPLHPLFMHFPSKDIQISSVKGYEEEFKIAFAALLEIEGRTEEAIATLESINNMSSFWHLAQIYQRLSEEASNGIEETQDRCITYLRKFRSYLSKIFNANADDIEKLPVSMEEVVDLLNDVNQQLGESGEAIDEEEEKEEGQRGPVHSSPAHPIETSATISHIKFSSPSPNKSIVSPSKRLISPKTQPHWVEDQKSLLQMLCQQVEALKNEVHDLRHNSSGNAGSPHHKMYGESYGAEGDAFTPVQSYHGAPLTVATTVPSAYYNQSPAYNSQYLLRTAANVTPTKGPVYGMNRMPPQQHMYGYQPPTHTPPSQTATPGIYPPQEQVFGAPLRFESQATSLLSPYSEEYYGQSVTQQTTNPPLPEPGYFTKPSVVPVQPPKTIEGKPMDFGKLSFSQQAPAEVPKVPSFGAGAVAQSTPSSSFKFNSNFKSNDGDFTFPASQAKHSESLLDLLTSDIPTKTDAVREKLPTQEPASQTGIFTFGTKGPTSFSFVDSADSTDTGSVFGKVDQPFKFGDSDTAKPVFGLPSYTPEAEKPAESDNESTHVEEDEDGPHFEPIVPLPDKVDVKTGEEEEEEMFCNRAKLYRFDTETKEWKERGIGNVKILKHSAKGKVRLLMRREQVLKICANHYINADIVLKPNAGSDKSWVWNAIDYADEEPKPEQLAIRFKTADEASLFKAKFEEAQKIVLESPEEQSQVKEKEESIKDSPSLAAQFALKQGEWECNACYVINKPTDVRCVACQTANPNSSSKPDIQAAGDAKPSPFSFTFGTDSSKPSSSASTFTGFGAFGASIPSSFTFGTSSLKPADTITSAFGSGFVAPFGKKPGQWDCDKCSVRNEANLDSCVSCNALKASAKTMATAQTTPPKVEPSTCTVDSGFGAQFGKKPGQWDCDMCEVRNEASVNKCVACSSPNPAAKSTEGPTVSSNLPAVSGFGSGFGKKPGQWDCDICEVRNEASVNKCVACSSPNPAAKSTEGPTVSSNLPAVSGFGSAFGKKDGQWDCDVCLVRNDASNTECVSCHTPNANPSLEAMFARKEDEWDCDICLVRNNGSANKCVACQTPNPNAKSTSSAAPTASSFSFAFGSKSSSSQPPATGFKLPFGGGSTFQFGHKKDKSSADSFKFETPQSGSSSTSAAGFSFSIPNAGGGFKFGIQDTASTDDPTPPSGSASSFLKSIAAKHNEKQDASTPSEDQTEQDQNPLFTGKPNTLSFADLAQSSDIQFSKKDTDFKCFSRAGEQMFSSLQATPTKTAASNELEDDDMYKTEENDDIQFEPVVQMPDKVDLVTGEEDELVLYSQRVKLFRFDTDTSQWKERGVGILKFLKNTSNGRLRVLMRREQVLKVCANHWITTTMNLKPLAGSDKAWMWLANDFAEGDAKLEQLAAKFKTTELAEEFKMKFDECQRLLLDIPLQTPHKLVDTGRTAHLIQKAEEMKSGLKDLKLFLTDEKTKIKDDDKQGDITSSNVSSLVIKGHSETTGPTLEWDNYDLREDALDDTADTSVYASPITSSPLRKNLFRFGESTSGFNFSFQPGISPSKSPAKPNQSRASEGTDDEQDVTQDEERDGQHFEPVVPLPDLVDISTGEENEQVVFSHRAKLYRYDKELGQWKERGIGDLKILQNFTTKQVRLIMRRDQVLKICANHWISAAMKLEPMKGSEKAWVWSAMDFAEEGEGTIEQLAVRFKLQEAANAFKQVFEDAKAAQVNQELMTPVTSVVPTSPDTASAESAKPATAVCGKAAIAVLEETTKERTELFPDIEPCSPSSSGPDYSSKTVVSPPKFVFGTGSLQKIFGSPRSPSEGEDSASGLKAKDAGHPSPASPAFKVPEKGLDFRLFKDNPMAFWTSPSTTQFEPPGTQITVVCVNTAAVTWLALTTRNKIT; this is translated from the exons ATGCGGCGGAGTAAGGCTGAAGTGGACCGGTACGTCTCCTCCGCACAGAGCTCCTCTCCCTCGCTCAAAGAG AAGCCAATAAAGGGGTTTTTATTTGCTAAATTGTACTCTGAGGCAAAGGAGTATGAGCTCGCTAAAAG ACATGTGTCGGAATATCTCAAAGTCCAGCAGAGGGATCCTAAAGCACACAGATACCTTGGACAGCTCtacgagagagagggagacatcgcCAAGGCCGTAGGATGTTACAAG CGGTCGGTGGACTTGAACCCTGCCCAGGGGGACCTGGTGTTGAAGGTGGCTGAGTTACTGGTCAGTAAGGAGGAGTTTGATGGCAAAACAGATTTCTGGGTGGACAAAGCTGCCAAGATGCTGCCAGGAAACCCTGCTGTCTTCAACCTGAAG GAGCGCCTCCTGAGTCGTCAGGGTCAGCAGGGTTGGAACCGGCTGTTTGACCTCCTCCAGGCTGAGCTGGCAGCGAGGCCGGGTGATGCACATGTCAACGTGAAGCTGGTTCAGCTCTTCTGTCAGGATGGTCGACTGGATGAAGCCATCAAGCATTGCCTTACTGCGGAGAAAATGGGCTTGCTAAGCCACAGTCTGGACTGGTATAGAGTGGTGGTGCACACTCTGCAG gAATATTTGGCTCAGCCCAGTGTTTCTAGTAATGAAAAGTTGTTTCGGCAGTGCCAGAGGGAGCTGCTATTGGCACACTGCAGCCTGCTGAGAATCACACTGTCTGAGAGCAGTGTGCAGCCCTGCTGTGACGCACTCAAGAG ttttgaTCAAGCTATGCAGACACTGAGCAGCATTGCGGGCTGCCACGCAGATGATCTTTGTGAGGTGTTTGTGGAGATGAGAGGTCACCTCTACCTTCATGCTGCTACACTGCTGGTGAAGCTGGCCCAGGACCGCCAGCAGACCTGGAGGGTTGTCATTGACATGGCTGCACTGTGCTACCTGCTAGCATACCAG GTCTCCAGACCAAAGCCTAAAGTGACCAAAAGAGACCGGTCAGCCCCACCGCTTCTAGAGCTGCTGGCCAACGATCGACAAAGTCAGGCCGGACACATGTTGCTCAATCTGAGCACTGATTTAACCACCTTAATCAGAGAG GTGGTTGAGGTATTTGGAAACCGCAGTGGTCAAGATGCGCTGTTCGAATTGCTATTTGGACCCCAGGCCTCCGCTGCATCTTCATTTATTGCCAATGATGACATTCGTTCCATCAACACCACGGGTCCAGAGCTCTCGCAACTGGCCAAATGGGACACTG GCTCCATCCTTTTACATGGTGGTGACCTGCAACATCTGAGCTGGTTGGGGCTACAGTGGACTCTTCTGGCCCAAAGACCAGCACTGAGAGATTGGCTAGCGCAGCTCTTTCCGAGGTTAACCCTGGAAACTTCCAAACTGGACACAAATGCACCCGAGTCTATCTGCCTCCTGGATCTGGAG GTGTTTTTATATGGTGTGGTGTTCTGTAGCCACTGTCAACTCCAGGAAACAGCAAAAATCAGCAGTTCAatgaaccagcagcagcagcagcaacaactgcAGCTCTATGAGCCTCGCTGCCTCCCACTTCCTCTCCTTCGCCTCCTGACcactgacagacagagggagtggTGGGACGCCCTCAACAGCCTTATTCATAAACAGGCATC TACCGGCATGTCTGGCAAGCAGCGAATGATTGTGCAGCATGGACTGAGCTCTCTGAGAGCCGGAGAGAAACATGGGCTTCAACCAGCACTGGCCATCCACTGGGCACAGTGTCTCAGCCAAacg GGTGATGAAGTGAACTCGTACTATGACCAAAAGGAGTATATTGGTCGGAGTGTGCACTACTGGAAAGTCGTCCTCCCACTGTTGGAAAAGATCAAAAACAGACGTGGCATACCCGAACCCCTCCACCCCCTCTTCATGCACTTTCCCTCCAAAGATATTCAG atttcTTCTGTGAAGGGTTATGAAGAGGAATTCAAGATAGCGTTCGCAGCTCTTCTTGAGATTGAAGGCAGGACGGAGGAGGCCATCGCTACCTTGGAATCCATCAATAACATGTCATCCTTCTGGCATTTGGCTCAG ATCTACCAGCGGCTCTCAGAGGAGGCCAGCAATGGGATTGAGGAGACCCAAGACAGATGCATCACTTACCTGAGAAAGTTCAGGTCCTACCTGTCTAAGATATTCAATGCCAATGCCGACGACATTGAGAAG CTGCCTGTATCCATGGAGGAAGTTGTCGACCTCCTGAATGATGTAAACCAACAGCTGGGGGAGAGTGGAGAAGCtatagatgaagaggaggagaaagaggagggtcAGAGAGGACCAGTGCACTCTAGTCCTGCTCATCCCATAGAAACCAGTGCCACAATATCCCACATTAAGTTTTCCAGTCCTTCTCCAAACAAAAGCATAGTCTCTCCTTCCAAAAGACTG ATTTCTCCCAAGACGCAACCTCATTGGGTGGAGGACCAGAAAAGTCTCCTTCAGATGCTGTGTCAGCAAGTTGAAGCCCTCAAG AATGAAGTTCATGATCTAAGGCACAACTCTTCAGGGAATGCAGGCTCTCCTCATCATAAGATGTATGGGGAGAGCTATGGGGCTGAGGGCGATGCTTTTACCCCAGTCCAGTCGTACCATGGTGCCCCCCTAACAG ttGCCACTACAGTCCCCTCTGCTTACTACAACCAGTCTCCAGCTTATAACTCTCAGTATCTCCTGCGCACAGCAGCAAATGTAACTCCCACCAAG GGCCCAGTGTACGGTATGAACCGTATGCCACCTCAGCAGCATATGTATGGTTACCAGCCGCCCACTCACACACCTCCATCGCAAACAGCCACACCAGGCATTTACCCTCCTCAAGAGCAAGTCTTTGGCGCCCCTCTGCGATTTGAATCGCAAGCCACAAGCCTTCTTTCCCCATACAGTGAAGAATATTATGGCCAGAGTGTAACCCAACAAACCACTAACCCTCCTCTACCTGAACCTGGCTACTTCACCAAACCATCTGTAGTCCCCGTTCAGCCACCAAAGACCATAGAGGGGAAGCCTATGGACTTTGGGAAGCTGTCCTTCAGTCAACAGGCGCCTGCTGAAGTCCCCAAAGTGCCTAGTTTTGGAGCAGGGGCTGTTGCCCAGTCAACCCCTTCATCTTCGTTCAAATTCAACTCCAACTTTAAATCCAACGATGGAGATTTCACCTTCCCTGCTTCTCAGGCTAAGCACAGTGAAAGTCTGCTTGATCTCCTTACATCTGACATTCCCACTAAAACAGATGCTGTTCGGGAAAAGCTTCCCACTCAGGAGCCTGCCAGCCAAACAGGCATTTTCACCTTCGGCACCAAAGGTCCGACTAGCTTTTCCTTTGTCGATTCTGCAGACAGTACCGACACTGGAAGTGTTTTTGGAAAAGTGGACCAGCCGTTTAAATTTGGGGATTCTGACACCGCCAAGCCAGTGTTTGGGTTACCCAGTTACACACCAGAGGCAGAAAAACCAGCAGAGAGTGACAATGAGAGCACTCAtgttgaggaggatgaggatggccCTCATTTTGAACCCATTGTACCTCTTCCTGATAAAGTAGATGTGAAAACgggtgaggaagaagaggaggagatgttttgcAACAGGGCAAAGCTGTATCGAtttgacacagagacaaaagagTGGAAGGAGCGAGGTATTGGCAATGTTAAAATCCTAAAACACAGCGCTAAGGGGAAAGTCCGCCTCTTAATGAGAAGGGAACAGGTCCTGAAGATCTGTGCCAATCACTACATCAATGCTGATATAGTACTAAAACCCAATGCAGGCTCTGACAAATCCTGGGTCTGGAATGCCATTGATTATGCAGATGAAGAACCTAAGCCAGAGCAGCTGGCCATCCGCTTTAAAACAGCAGATGAGGCATCACTTTTCAAAGCCAAGTTTGAGGAAGCCCAGAAAATTGTCCTTGAATCACCAGAAGAGCAGAGTCaagtgaaggagaaagaggagagcatCAAAGATTCTCCATCACTGGCAGCCCAATTTGCACTTAAACAAGGTGAATGGGAATGCAATGCGTGCTATGTAATAAATAAACCCACAGACGTGCGGTGTGTTGCATGTCAAACTGCTAATCCCAATTCTTCATCAAAACCAGACATTCAGGCTGCTGGTGACGCCAAACCCAGTCCATTTAGTTTCACATTTGGCACAGATTCCTCAAAACCCAGTAGTTCTGCCTCTACATTTACTGGATTTGGTGCTTTTGGAGCATCTATACCCTCTTCATTTACCTTTGGGACCAGTTCCTTAAAGCCTGCTGACACAATAACAAGCGCGTTTGGTTCTGGCTTTGTAGCTCCGTTTGGAAAGAAGCCGGGGCAGTGGGACTGCGACAAATGTTCTGTGAGAAATGAGGCCAATTTAGACAGTTGCGTTTCTTGTAATGCTCTAAAAGCCTCGGCTAAAACAATGGCAACAGCACAAACCACACCACCTAAAGTGGAGCCCTCTACATGTACTGTGGACTCTGGGTTTGGTGCCCAGTTTGGGAAGAAGCCTGGACAGTGGGATTGTGATATGTGCGAAGTAAGAAATGAAGCCTCTGTTAACAAATGTGTAGCTTGTAGTAGCCCAAATCCTGCTGCTAAATCAACAGAGGGGCCTACAGTATCATCAAATCTGCCAGCGGTGTCAGGTTTCGGATCTGGTTTTGGGAAGAAGCCTGGGCAGTGGGATTGTGATATATGCGAAGTAAGAAATGAAGCCTCTGTTAACAAATGTGTAGCTTGTAGTAGCCCAAATCCTGCTGCTAAATCAACAGAGGGGCCTACAGTATCATCAAATCTGCCAGCGGTGTCAGGTTTCGGATCTGCTTTTGGAAAGAAGGATGGACAGTGGGACTGCGATGTCTGCCTGGTCAGAAATGATGCATCAAATACTGAATGTGTTTCCTGCCACACCCCAAATGCAAATCCCTCTTTAGAAGCCATGTTTGCCAGGAAGGAAGACGAATGGGACTGCGACATTTGTTTAGTGAGAAACAATGGCTCTGCCAATAAGTGTGTGGCTTGTCAGACACCAAACCCCAACGCTAAAAGCACAAGCAGTGCTGCTCCCACAGCCTCCAGCTTCAGCTTTGCCTTTGGATCCAAGAGTTCATCAAGTCAGCCACCTGCAACTGGATTCAAACTGCCGTTTGGAGGTGGCAGCACTTTCCAGTTCGGCCACAAAAAAGATAAAAGCTCTGCAGATTCTTTCAAGTTTGAAACTCCACAGTCTGGATCTAGTAGCACAAGTGCTGCAGGCTTCTCTTTCTCAATTCCTAATGCAGGTGGTGGCTTCAAGTTTGGCATTCAGGATACTGCCTCAACAGATGATCCAACACCTCCATCTGGGTCAGCCTCCAGCTTTCTTAAAAGCATAGCTGCCAAACATAATGAGAAACAAGATGCGTCTACACCTTCAGAGGACCAAACGGAACAAGACCAAAATCCATTATTTACTGGAAAACCCAATACATTAAGTTTTGCTGACCTGGCACAGTCCTCAGACATCCAGTTTAGCAAGAAAGACacagattttaaatgtttctctcGGGCCGGTGAGCAGATGTTCTCATCGTTACAGGCAACCCCTACTAAGACGGCTGCCTCTAATGAACTGGAGGATGACGACATGTATAAAACGGAGGAAAATGACGATATTCAGTTTGAACCAGTGGTTCAGATGCCTGATAAGGTGGATCTGGTGACAGGGGAGGAGGATGAACTGGTTCTTTACTCTCAACGCGTCAAACTGTTCAGATTTGACACCGATACCAGTCAGTGGAAAGAGCGTGGTGTAGGGATACTCAAATTCCTGAAAAACACCTCAAATGGAAGACTCAGGGTGCTCATGAGAAGAGAGCAGGTTCTGAAGGTGTGCGCCAATCACTGGATCACCACCACCATGAATCTTAAGCCCTTGGCAGGGTCAGATAAAGCATGGATGTGGCTGGCCAATGACTTCGCTGAGGGAGATGCTAAACTTGAACAGTTAGCTGCCAAGTTTAAAACCACGGAGCTGGCTGAGGAGTTTAAAATGAAATTTGATGAGTGTCAGAGGCTTCTTTTGGACATCCCCTTGCAAACCCCCCACAAGCTGGTTGACACAGGCAGGACAGCACATCTCATTcagaaagcagaggaaatgAAGTCTGGTTTGAAAGACCTGAAATTATTTTTGACAGATGAGAAAACAAAGATCAAAGATGATGACAAACAGGGAGATATAACATCCAGCAATGTTTCAAGCCTTGTAATCAAGGGTCACAGTGAAACCACTGGTCCCACCTTGGAGTGGGATAACTACGACCTACGAGAAGATGCTTTAGATGAtactgctgacacatcagtctatGCCTCCCCCATCACTAGTAGCCCCTTGAGAAAGAACCTGTTCCGCTTTGGAGAATCCACTAGTGGGTTCAACTTCAGCTTCCAACCTGGCATCAGCCCGTCCAAGTCTCCTGCTAAACCTAACCAGAGCAGAGCGTCAGAGGGTACTGACGATGAGCAGGATGTAACCCAGGATGAGGAGAGGGATGGCCAGCACTTTGAGCCTGTAGTCCCCTTGCCTGATCTGGTGGATATTTCAACAGGAGAGGAAAATGAGCAGGTGGTCTTCAGTCACAGGGCCAAACTATATCGCTATGATAAGGAGCTGGGTCAGTGGAAGGAGAGGGGAATCGGGGACCTCAAGATCTTGCAGAATTTTACCACCAAACAAGTGAGGTTGATAATGAGGAGAGACCAGGTACTTAAGATATGTGCCAACCACTGGATATCAGCAGCCATGAAGCTGGAGCCTATGAAAGGCTCTGAGAAGGCCTGGGTATGGAGTGCCATGGACTTTGCTGAAGAAGGAGAGGGTACTATTGAGCAGTTGGCTGTGAGGTTCAAGCTGCAGGAGGCTGCAAACGCATTCAAACAGGTCTTTGAAGATGCCAAGGCTGCTCAAGTAAACCAGGAACTTATGACTCCAGTGACCTCTGTAGTTCCCACATCTCCAGACACTGCATCCGCAGAATCTGCAAAGCCTGCAACAGCTGTATGTGGGAAGGCAGCCATCGCTGTGCTAGAGGAGACCACAAAAGAACGTACAGAGCTTTTCCCCGACATTGAGCCATGTTCACCCAGTTCTTCGGGTCCAGACTACTCCTCAAAGACGGTGGTGTCTCCTCCTAAGTTTGTTTTTGGCACTGGTAGCCTTCAGAAGATTTTTGGCTCCCCGAGATCTCCCTCTGAGGGTGAGGACTCTGCATCCGGTTTGAAAGCCAAAGATGCTGGACATCCTTCACCTGCATCACCTGCATTCAAAGTCCCAGAGAAAG GGCTGGATTTTAGGCTTTTCAAAGATAACCCAATGGCTTTTTGGACCAGCCCATCAACCACCCAATTTGAGCCCCCAGGTACTCAAATCACTGTAGTGTGTGTTAACACCGCAGCTGTCACCTGGCTGGCCCTTACTACGAGAAACAAAATAACCTAG